The Nocardia sp. NBC_01503 sequence GAGCTGCGTGATGATCGCGGTCGCCGCGTGTTCAACGACACAGCGGATGCGCGCGCTCAGCAGCAGTGGCTGACCACGGCGGAGTGGATGGCGCTGGAAGAGGATCTGCCCGTCCCCGGACCGCGTGGAATGCGGGCATTGTCGCGCAAAAACAAAGAACGGCGCGGCTGAAACCTGTTACGTACAGGTATCCAACTTCTCATTTTCGTAACAGCGCGGAAACGTGAGTTTTCGGTAACTTCCCTGCAACGCGATAACGCGCGGAAGGAGTTACCCATGAACATCGATCCGGCCGCCACGGCCTGGCTGCTCGCGGCCACCGCCATGGTGCTACTCATGACGCCCGGCCTGGCTATCTTCTACGGCGGCATGGTGCGCTCCAGTGGCGTGCTGAACATGCTCATGATGAGTTTCATCTCGATTCCGCTGGTCACCGTGGTGTGGCTGGTGGCGGGGTACAGCCTGGCGTTCGGGGATGACGCGGGTGGCGGGCTCATCGGAAATCTCGGTCATTTCGGACTTTCCGGAATTGATCCCACGACTGTGCACGCGGGCAGCGGAATTCCGGAACTGCTCTTCGTGACCTTCCAGCTGACTTTCGCGATTCTCACCGTGGCACTGGTCAGCGGCGCGATTGCCGATCGCGCCAAATTCTCCGCGTGGATGATCTTCGTTCCGGTGTGGGCGCTCATCGTGTACGCACCCATCGCGCACTGGGTGTGGACGCCCGACGGCTGGCTGGCCTCGCTCGGCACCCTGGATTACGCGGGTGGCCTGGTCGTCGAGATCGCCTCGGGCGCTTCGGCACTGGCGATGGCGATCGTGCTCGGCCCGCGTATCGGCTTCAAGGTCGACGCCATGCGCCCGCACAATCTGCCGTTCGTGCTGCTGGGTGCGGGTCTGCTGTGGTTCGGCTGGTTCGGTTTCAATGCCGGTTCGGCCCTGGCCGCCAATGCGACCGCCGCGGCGGTCTTCCTCAATACGCTGGTGGCGGGGTGTCTGGGCATGCTGGGCTGGCTCATTGTCGAGCAGGTGCGTGACGGTCGCCCGACCACCTTCGGTGCGGCATCGGGTGCGGTGGCCGGTCTGGTCGCCATCACCCCGTCCTGCGGTTCGGTGAACACCATGGGCGCGCTGATCGTCGGTGTCGTGGCGGGCACGGTGTGTTCGTTCGCGGTGGGCTGGAAGTTCAAGGGCGGCTTCGACGATTCGCTCGATGTGGTCGGCGTGCACTTCGTCGGCGGCATTGTGGGCACGCTGCTCATCGGTTTCCTGGCCAATCGCGCCATGACGGGCCAGGGCGGTGCGGAGGGGCTGCTGTACGGCGGCGGGCTCGGTCAGCTGGGTAAGCAGCTGGTTGGCGTTGTCACGGTGGCGGCCTTCGCCTTCGCCGTGTCGTTCGCACTGGGCAAGGTGATCGACAAGACCATCGGATTCCGGGTGAGCCGCGAGGAGGAGATCGGCGGTATCGACTTCGCGCTGCATGCCGAGACCGCGTACGCCGAGGGCGTGAACGGGCACGGGCATCAGGTCAAGCGGATCGGCGAGGGGCCGTTCGGGCACTGAGTCGAAGGAACCGGAACGGCCGGGGTGGCGAATTACTCGCCGCCCCGGCCGTTTTCGTCAGTTCACCTTGTTGGTCGGGGCCGCGAAGGTGTTGCACCGCACCGTGCGGTTCTTGTCGTAGCCGAGCTCGAACCACGCGCCGCCGTTCTGGGAGGTGCCGTGGTCGCGCATATCCCCGGCGGCGTCCCCGCGGTGGTACATGTCATTGCGGGCGACGCCGACCTGGGCGTTGCTCAGGGAGCCGCCGCTGTTCGAGGACGACAGGAACATGCCGTCGAAGCAGTTGGCCTGAAGTTCGGTGCGGCGGGACAGTTCCAGGCCGGTGTCGCTGCGCGCGCCCGCCTCTCGGCGCTGGGTGTGCACTTTGCCGAGGATGCCGGATTCGGCTTGGACGTGATGGCCGTATTCGTGTGCGAACACCGACAGGTAGACCACCCAGTTGTTCTTGTAGATCTCGGTCTGCAACTGGCTGATCGGCAGATAGATGGTCATATCGGCCGAGCAGTAGAAGGCGGCGAAGTTGCTGCTGTTGCCGGTGCACAGGGTGGTGATACCGCTGGTGGTGGCCGAGACATTCAGCTTGGGCGGCTGGAACGGCAGGTTGATGTCGTCGAAGAGCGGTTTCCAGGCTTGCGCGAGACAGCTTGCGGCCGTTTCGAAGAACGTGCGTGCGACCTCGACGTCGGTGCCCCAGGGCGAATAGTCGCACTTCTCCGGAATCAGTGTGAGGCTGTCATCGGTGACCAGCGGATTGTCCGAGGTCTTGGCGACACCGGCGTTCTCACTGCCCGGATCGTTGCTGTAGCCGGTCTGTACCTTGTCGCCGGTTCCCAAGGCGCTCAAGCCGGTTCGGATGGCGGTGCGCAACACGACGGTGGAGGCCAGCAGGATGAGAATGACGACCAGGGTGCCCCAGCGGCGACGGCGCGGCGGCGCGGGCCGCTGCTGCGCGGGCATACCGGTCTGGGTGTGCGCGGCGGGCGGCGGCATGGGTGGGCGGTAGGCGGGCTGCCGCGGTTGGGCGAAGGTGGGCGGCGGGCCGTGCCCCTGCTGCGGCGGAAACCCTTGTCGCTGTGGATAACCCGAACGCTGTGGATAACCGGTGCGCGGTTGCATCGGGAAACCGCCGGGCGGGGCGTACGGTCCGGACGGCTGCACCGGATAGCCACCGGGTTGTGAGGGATAACCCCCGGGCCCCGGTGGATAACCGCCGGGTTGGGATGGCTGCTGTGGACGCCCCGGCTGATGCGGACGCCCGCCGGGCTGCGGTGGATAACCGGACGGATTGCCATGCGGCGGTTGTCCGGGCGGCTGTTGGGCGCGGCGCGGATCCGGCTCCGCGGGCCAGCCACCCGGTGTGTTCGGCCCATAGCCGGACGGTGGGCGAGTCATACCCCCGCACCCCCTCGTTCTGAACCGATAGCCGACAGCCGCTGAGGAAGAATAGCAAGCTGGCTAGAGTGACCATCCATGCAGATTTTTCGGGGCGGCGTCCTCGTGGCGCTGCTGCTCGCGCTGGCGGGAGTAGCAGCCCCGGCCGCCCAGTCGCAGCAGCCCGACGGGGTCAAGATCACCGCCGACGTGGATCTCGGCGACGATGGTCTGCTGCGGGTGGTGGAAACCGTGGAAGTGCCGCAGGGCAGCGAGTTCCGGCAGGTGCTGCCGTTGCGGGTGCAGGTCACCGAGGCCGTGCAGCGCACCTTTCAGGTGTCCGATATCGAGGCCACCGGTGATGGTGAGGCCACCGTCGCGGATGACCGGTTCACCATTGCCGCGCGTTCGGGGCAGGTGACGTTCAAATACACGGTGCACAATACGGTCGCCGATTCCGGTGGTGCGCAGACGTTCCGGTGGAGCGGGGTGCTCAATACCGATGTGGCGTCGATCAGTGTCACCATGACCAGTCCGGATTTCCGGATGGGTGTCACCAAGTGCACGATCGGCCCGCCCGGAAAGGCGGAGGACTGCGCGGATATTCGCGTCGAGCCCGATGGGGTGGCGCATTTGGAGAAGACCGATCTGCGCAAGGGCGATCTGATCGATGTGACCCTGCAGGTGCCGCCGGGCACGGTCAAGGCCAATGCCGATATCCAGGATGACGATGCGCCCGGTCCGTTCTCACTGACCGGTCCGGTGTTCGCGGCGTTCGGGGTGCTGTTGGCCGCGCTGGCGGCGGCGGGCGGATATGTGGTGTGGGCGCGCAGGCAGCAGCCGGCGGGGACGCAGGTGCTGGATCCGCTGCAGCGCAACGGTAATCGGGTGCAGTTCACCTCCCCCGACGGCATTCTGCCCGGTACGGCCGGACTGCTGGTGGACGGTTATGTGGATGCCCCGGATATGGCGGCCACCGTGGTGGATCTGGCGGTGCGCAGTTATCTCTGGGTCGCGGTCATCGGTGAATCCGATTGGCGGATCAGCCGGATGAATCCGATCGATGATCGGCTCACCGCGTCCGAACGCGCCGTGTACGAGGCGTTCCTGCCCGAGGGCACCGATGCGGTACTGCTGTCGAATCTGCGGGACAAGGTGAATGTGCGGACGGTGCGCCGCACCCTGATCGACGAGGCGACCGCGCAGGGCAGTTTCATCGACCGCACGCGCAAGGGTTTCGAATTCTGGCTCGGGGCAACGCTTGTCGTCGCCGGTGCGATCACCACGCTCGCGCTGGCGCTCGGTCCAGGTCACGCTCTGATCGGGGTGGCATTGATCCTGGGTGGGGTGGCGGCACTGCTGCTCCCCCGCTACCTGCCGTCCCGCACCGCGCTCGGGCGAGAGTTGGCCGAGCGGGTGCAAGCTATGCTGCGCAGCCTCGATACCGTTGTGCCACAGCAACTTCCGCCGCCCGATCAGGAGATGATCTTCTCCCGCGCGCTGCCGTTCATGGTGGCCGGACGCCGCACCGACCAGTGGGTGCGGACCTTCCGGAATCTGAATCCCACCGATGACGGCACCCCCGGCCTGTACTGGTTCGGCGGTTTCGAGGCCGATCATGACCTGTACCAGTTCGCCGCGCACTTCCCGTACTTCATCACCGAGCTGGAGAAGCTGTTCGCCGACGCGATCTGACTCGGCGTGAGGTGCCACTCATTTCTCGAGATATGAGAGAACCGGTTCCGCCGTCCTCGCGCGGAGTGTTAACTTTGTGCACATGTCTGCCAACCACACTTATGTCGCACGGGTCACTTATGTGACCGTGGCGCTGGGTGTGCGGCTGCCTCGCCAGCGGGAACTGTGTTGCCCCTGCCTGCCCGCAGCCGAGTTCTGACCTCGTTCCGCCTCGAATCCTCGTTGATTCGGCACCCGTTCCGGGCCTCCTCGCTGCACCGCTGAAATCTCTTCGTGTAGGCATTCGTCCCCCTGTGCCCAGGTCGGGACCGCAGCAAGGACTTCACATAATGACCAGTCCGACCCTGGAAAAACGCACCCGCGGCGCTGTCACCACCGCTCGTCCGGCCCCGGCCCGCCCCGCGGTGCCGCCGGAGCTTCGCATGACCGACAATCCGGCCGCGGCAGTGCTGCGGGCGGCGACGCGCGGCCCGATCTTCCGCGATATCGCCGCACAGAGCACAGGTTTGAGCATCGCCACGGTGAATCGCCAAGTCTCGGCGCTGCTTTCGGCCGGTCTACTGCGTGAGCGCGCCGATCTGACCGCCTCCGGCGCGGTCGGCCGTCCGCGAATTCCGTTCGAGGTCGATACCGATTCGTTCGTGACCCTGGGCGTGCATATCGGCTCCACGCTCACCCGGATCGTGGCCGCCGATCTCTCCGGCCGGATTCTGGGCGGACTCGAAATCGCCACGCCCCAAACGGATCAGGACGCGGCACTGACCATAGTGGCGCGCAGCGCCAAGGCCTTCCTGGATCGACTGCCGCGCCGTCGTCCGCTGTGGACGGGTGTGGCGCTGGCGGGCCGGGTCGATCCGGCCGCCGGTGTGGTGGATCATCCGCGCCTGGGCTGGCAGGCCGCGCCGGTGGCGGCGGTCTTCAGCGGTGTGCTGGATCTGCCGGTCTCGGTCTCCGCGCATGTGGAGGCCATGGCCGCCTCGGAACTGCTGCTGGCCGGTCGCGAACCCGGTGCGGGGCCGCGACCGGGTTCGAGTCTGTACATCTACGCGCGGGAAACCGCCGGTATCGCTGTGACCCTGCATGATCGGGTGCATACGCCCGCGAATGGTCCGGGCTCCATCGCGCACCTGCCGACCGGCTCGGATGCCGATTGCACCTGCGGCCGGCGCGGTTGCTTGGAGGCCACCATCGGTGAGCGCTTCTTCCTGGAGCGGGCGGTGCGCCGCGGTCTGCTGCCCAAGCCGGAGGCGCAGCGCCGTCCGGTGATCGCCGATCTGTACCGGGCAGCCGACGCGGGTACGGCCGCCGCGCGCGACGCACTGCTGGAGCGGGCCGAAATCCTCGGGCGCACAGCGGCTCTGGTGCGGGATATGTTCAATCCCGATCGGGTGGTGCTGGGCGGTCAGGGTTTCACCGGGTATCGGCCCGGAATGGAGCGGGTGGCACAGGCTTTCGCCGAGAGCAGCACACTGCCGACGGCGGATCTGCGGATCAGCCGATTCGGTGGGCGGGTGCAGGAGTTCGCGGCGGCGGTCACCTCGCTCAGCGTGTTCTACGCCGACCCGGTGTCGGCCATGCGCCGGGCCATTCGCACCGCGCGTTAGTTCAACGACTCCGAGGTCACACCGTCAAATCTCGGCCGCGAGCATCGAGCAGACCGCGCGACTACCGGAGCTGAAAACACAGCTTGATTCGATCGATCGCGCACGAGGTACTACTTCGCCTTGGCGGCGGCCTTGGCCTGTTTCTTGAATTCCCGGACCTGGGAAAGGGATTCGGCATCGACGACATCGGCGACCGAACGGCGGGAGTTGTCCTCGCCGTACGCACCGGCGGCCTCGCGCCAGCCCTTGCCCGTGAATCCTTTCTGTTTGCCCAAGAGCGCCAGGAAGATTCGGGCCTTCTGATCACCGAAACCGGGAAGCGCCTTGAGCCGCTTCAGAACTTCCTTGCCATCCGGATCGCCGACCGTCCACAGGCCCGAGGTTTCCCCGTCGTAATTCTCGACGATGAAATGCGCCAGCTCCTGCACGCGGCGGGCCATCGAGCGACCGTAGCGGTGGATGGCGGGCGGGGTCGCGGCCAACTCCTCGAATTCGGCGGGATCGGCGGCGGCGATTTTGCCGATATCGAACCCGCCCATCCGATCGGCGACCTTCTGCGGGCCACGGAACGCGTGTTCCATGGGGAACTGCTGATCCAGCGTCATACCCACCAAAAGCGCGAAATCGTCCGCCGAGAGCAAGGCGTCGGCGGCGGGGTCCTGAGCGATACACACAGCGCGGCTCACCATGCGGCGATTCTCCCACCCATCCCACGTTGCGGTGACCCGGGTCACGACTACGCTCGTCGGCATGCCCGACACCATGGCTATTTCTAGAGTGGGAACCATGCCGCACGATGGCGCTGGGTTCGGCTCACGACCGGACCGTTTCGACCGCGACGGCCAGGATCAACTGGTCGATGTCCAGGATTTGCAGGCCGCCCTACCCGGAATTCGGCGACTGCGGAACTGGGCGCAGGACGCCCTGGCCCTGCAACCCGGTGAGAGTGCCGTCGATATCGGCTCCGGAACCGGCTCCGAGGTCTTCGCCTTCGCCGACCGGGTGGGTCCCACCGGGACCGCGCTCGGCGTCGAGCCCGACCCGCAATTGCTCAACGCCGCCGAACGCCGCGCCAAGCAGCACGAATCCACCGCCAAATTCGTCTCCGGGGACGCCTACGGCCTGCCGTTCGGCAGTGAGACCTTCGACGCGGCGCTGTGTGAGCGCGTCTTCCAGCATCTGACCTCGCCCGCCCGCGCGGCCGGTGAGATCGCCCGGGTACTCAAGCCGGGCGGGCGCGTGGTGGTCATGGACAGCGACTGGGGCACCGCGATCGTGCACCCCGGCGACCGCGATGTGGTGCGGCAGGTCATCGAGACCATGGTCGCCGGAACCACCAACCCCTACGCCGGACGGCGGCTCGCCGGACAGCTCACCGCGGCCGGACTGGTCGTGGACGATATCGGCTCGCACGCGCTCGTACAGGAGAGCGGGATCGGCGCGGGTGCGCTGGTCGCGCGGATCGCGGATATGGCGGTGGCGCGCGGATCGATCACCGAGCCGCAGCGCGATCAGCTCATCGCCGATCTGGAGGCGGGCGCCGCCAGCGGTGACATTCACCTCTCGGTGACCATCTTCGCGGTGCTGGCCCACAAGCAGTCCGCCTCCCCGAACCTTTAGCGCAGCACTCAGGTGCGCCAACCGCCGGCACGCGTGCCGGCGGTTGGCGCGTGGGCACCTTCCGCCGCCCCCGACGAGTTACCCCCAACTCACGAAATCAGTTGTCACGACCCGTAACCGCTCGCCGTGTTCGGCGTTCAGCCGGCGATACCCAGCAGCTTCTCGGTGGCGGCGAGCACTACGCAGGTCGCCAGGCCGTCCATGGCCTGCTCCAGCTCACCCAGCGACGGGAAGCTGGGGGCGATGCGAATGTTCTTGTCATCCACGTCTTTTCCGTACGGGTAGGACGAGCCCGCCGGAGTCAGCGCGATACCCGCCTCCTTGGCCAGCGCCACCACCCGGGTCGCGGTGCCCTCCAGCACATCCAGGCTGATGAAATAGCCGCCCTTGGGTTCGGTCCAGGACGCCACCTTCGAGGCGCCGAGACGGTCTTCCAGGATGCGCAGCACCAGTTTGAACTTCGGCTCCAGAATGGCGCGATGCTTCTGCATATGCGTGCGCACACCCTCGGCATCGCCGAAGAAGCGCAGGTGACGCAGCTGATTCACCTTGTCCGGGCCGATGCTCTTCCTACCGGCGTGCCCGAGATACCAGTCCAGGTTCGCGGTCGAGGAGCCGAAGAAGCTCACACCGGAACCGGCGAAGGTGATCTTCGAGGTGGAGGCGAAGACGTAGGGACGGTTCGGGTTTCCGGCCGCGGCGGCCATACCCAACACATCCAGCACCGGATCGGCGGTATCGGTGAGCGGGTGCACCGCATACGCGTTGTCCCAGAACAGGCGGAAGTCCGGGGCGGCGGTCGGCATCGAAACCAGTTCCCGCGTAACGGCTTCGGAGAAGGTGACACCGGTCGGGTTGGAGTAGTTCGGCACCGCCCACAGACCCTTGATACTCGAATCCGTGGCGACCAGCTCGGCGATGGCGTGCACATCCGGGCCGTCATGATCCATCGGAATCGGGATCATCTCGAAGCCGAGCGATTCGGTGATGGCGAAGTGCCGGTCGTAACCCGGTGCGGGACACAGGAACTTGAGCGCTGGCTCATCCGCCCAGCGGCGAGTGGAGTCGGCATTGCCGTGCAGCATGGAGAACACGATCACGTCGTGCATGAGCTCCAGGCTGGCATTGTTCCCGGCCAGCAGGTTCGACACCGGGATGCCGAGCAGTTCGCCGAAGATGGCGCGCAGCTCCGGAAGACCGTGCAGGCCACCGTAATTGCGCACATCGGTGCCATTGCCGTCGCGGTAGTCGGCATTGCCCGGCAGCGACAGCAGGTCCAGCGACAGGTCGAGCTGCTCGGGCGCGGGCTTACCGCGGGTAATGTCCAGCGTCAGCTTTTCGGTCTTGAGCTTCGCGTAGTTCGCGGTCTGCGTCTCGTGTTCGGATACGAGTTCCGCATGGCTCATCAAACCGATCTGCGTCTGCCGAGGCATCAGTGCAGCCTTTCCAGGGGCTAGGGGCAATGTACGTGGGCCGCATGACGACCCAACCGGTCACGTTACTTGGTGGGCGGGGCCGAGGGGGAGCTATATATCGCCCTCGCACACTCGGAGAATTCGGCCCGGAAATTAAAGGGGACCCAGCGCACCCGGCAGAGCCCATTGACCCTTGCTGCCTTCCGGCCCTGGGGGAGTTCACAGGATGCGCGCCGCGCTGGATCCGTCGGCCAGTGTAGCGGCTCTCCGCTGCCTTCGCCGCCGGGGGTCAGCTCTTTCCCGAATCTCTAACGAACGTACGTTCGAGTTAGTGCACTGAGGCGATGGATCCCACCCCCTATCCCAGGTCGCAGGACTGCGATGATGAGCGACGTGGGTAAGTTCCGGCGCCGGTCCCCGTTCGTCGTTGCCACACCTGCGGGGGTACGAATTCGTACCCGTCTGCATTTCACCCCCGGTGAAGCCGAAACACTGCGCGAGATAGGGGATTTCAACGGCCGGCTCTATCGCCGCGAACTCGCCGCACGTATCGAGCAGGGCGCGCTGGACCGCAAGCAACAGGCCGACTATCGGGCCGAACGTAAACGCGCCCTGACCATCGACACCTCATCGCGATGGGCCGGGGCGATAACGGGCAACCCGGTCGGCGAGCCCGCCACAATCACCATGGCAGGTCAGGGATTTTCGGCACCACGGCGGGACGGGCACCTCCGAGCCGCGATCGGCGCCCTGCTGGACCAGGCTGAATACGGCGGGTGCACGACGATCGTGATCGAGGACCTCAATTTCGGTGACGCCCGCAGCACAGGCCGCGGAACGATGGGACGCGGACAGTCCGGTCCTGCGGTCACCACCCATCACGGGGCGGCTGTGGCGATCGGTCGACGCGGACTCGGGATGAAATTGTCGCGTCACTCGAGCGGTCCCCGTCACGCACAGCGGAGCGTGCCGGGCCAGCCCTCGCCCCTGGCGGCAATTTCGCACCGAGCACGCGTGGAGGATGACCAGCCCTGCCTCACCCCCAGCCCCACGGGAGGCCGGAATGGTCTGGCAGCAAGCAATATCCGCCGGCGGCCAAGACCGTTCGGGCCGCAGGTGAGCGATCACCACTATCACTCACCAACTAGGAATGGTCGTTACGATCCTTTCGACATCGCGGGGTCGCCCCGCTCAGTACCGGAGGGGAAACCAGTAGTGACGAGCTCAGGACCCGGCGGACCGCAGGATCCCGCCAATCACCAGGAGACCGCGCAGTGGTGGGCCACCCCGCCCACGGGTACCGATGCGGGGCAGCCGGTGGTCGGCGCGGATCCCACCATGCTCAACTACGGCACCGCCGGGGCGCAGTACACCCCACCGGCACAGGCGTTTCCGCCCGCGCAGGGATATCAGTCCGCGCCGGCGTATCAGCAGCCCGTGCCGCCGGTCGGGTATTCGCAGCCGCAGCAACAGCAGCCGCAGTTCGCTCCGCCGCAGCCACCCATGAACGGTGGCTACAACTACGCACCGCCGCCGTCGGGTGGCGGGGGCAAGGCGGGCTGGATCATCGGCCTCGTGGTGGGTCTGGTGGTGATCGTCGGCATCGGGATCGGCGTGATCGCGCTCACCAGCAAGGACAAGCCGATCAGCCCGCTCGGTGATGACAAGAAGAAGGCCATGGACGGCAACTACGGCATGGACAAGGTCGGCAACGCGTGCAGCCTGATCGATCCGACCGTGCTGACCAAGTGGTCCACCACCTCCAAGGGCAGTCCCGAACACTCCGAGACCAAGCCCACCGATTACAGCGGCGGCCGCCTGTCCTGCACCGCCGGGTACTCCAGCCAGTCCAGCACCAGCAAATACCACACCAATGAGGCTGATATCAGCCTCGACGTGAACTTCAACAGTGCGTACGGCAAGCCCGACTACGACTCCTGGAAGTCCTACGACACCGGCACCACCGGCAGCGGTCGCTCCTCCGGTGACGTCACCGGACTGGGCTCACAGGCGTACTGGCATGCCGAAACCCGCGACTACTCCTCCTTCACCGTGCTCGACTACACGGTCGCCGCGCAGGACAGCAATGTGTCGGTCAAGGTGAAGATCAGCGTCGACCGCGGCAGCGGCGAGACCATTACCAAGGATGACATCGCTCAGATCGCCAAAGACCAGGTCCAGAAGGCTTTGGACGGCCTCCGCAAGAAGTAGCGGGGCCGCCCGCGATCCTCGCGATTTGCTTTCCGCAGGGGGTCCCCCGGTATATTGCTCCACGGAGGATTCGCCTAGTGGCCTATGGCGCTCGCCTGGAACGCGGGTTGGGTTAACGCCCTCAGGGGTTCAAATCCCCTATCCTCCGCTCACGAGGCCCCCACCGAACCAGTTTCGGTGGGGGCCTTCGTCATTCCCACGAGTCGGGAAGTAACGCATTTCACACCTCGTTACCGCCTCGGCCGGCGAGGAAGCGCAACAGGTCGGGATCCGCGGAGATCAGGCGGTCGACTTCTTCGCCACCGGTGCATTGGTACAGCCCCACGGTGACGGGAGGGCCGAGGGAGAGCACACGCCAGATCGCACCGCAGTCTTCCCAACGCCGCAGGATCTCCACCGGCTCCATGCACCGATGCTGACCCGAATCCCGCTCGCGCGCTACTCGGCGAGGGCTTCGATCACTTCGGTCAGGGCCGCGTCCAACAGGTCCGCATAGGTTTCGAGGTCGGGGATGGCTGCGGGGTCGGCATGCAGGGAGAGGGTGAGGTTGGGGCCCAGGGTGTGCAGGCCGTGGGTCAGGCGCATTACCGAGCCGGTGGCGGGGAAGCCCGCGGTGAAGTGGGATCGGCCATCGGCGAAGGTCAGGTCGGTGGGGCCGCGGTGGACGCTGGAGATTACGGTGTGGCCCGAAACCCGTTCGGGGAGAACGTCTATCGGGTAGGTGGATACGTCTCGGTGCAGGATGGGGGCGGGGAGGGCCTCGGTTGCTCCGGAGCGGGCCTCCTGGAGCGGGTGCAGGGCGCGTTGGCGACGGGCGGCCAGGTCCGCGGCTATCAGGGTGGCTCGGCGGACGAGATTCGGCTCCCGGATGGACAGGTCTGTCGAGAGGTCTCGGTAGCTGTTGCGGGGACCGGAGTCGGCGGCAACCGACATGGGGATTTGGGCCAGGAGGGTTTCGGCGGGATCACCGTGGGTGGCGAGGTAGCGCTGCAGGGCCAGGGAGATGGCGGTGGCGGCTACGACGGTGACGGTGTGGCCGGGGATTCTCAGCTCCTGGGCGGGGCGGACGATCATGCGGGCGGTATGCGTCTCCGGGGCGGAACCGTTGCCGTTCAGAAGATTTGGCGATGCACCCGTAGGTGGGGGTGGGATCACACCGGCTGCCGTCAGCTCGGCGAGGCGTTGTTCGGCACGGTACGCGGAGAAGCCTCGGATTATGGTGCGCGCCATCGCGATTGGGAATTCCGTGATGGCGCGAGCAGTGTGCGGCCAGCCGGTGGGGCCTATGCGGTCGAGCAGATTCGGAAGGGACCGGCTGTTCTCGGCCGTTACCGGTTGGCTGGGCGAAGGGGTGAAGAGCGCCCGAGCGAGAGCGGCGGCGCGGCGACCGTCGGCCAAGGCGTGGGAGATTTGCAGGACCGCTATCAGGGCCGGTTCTTCGGGGGCGAAGGTGGGCGCGCCCTGGATGTCGCGGAA is a genomic window containing:
- a CDS encoding ammonium transporter, coding for MNIDPAATAWLLAATAMVLLMTPGLAIFYGGMVRSSGVLNMLMMSFISIPLVTVVWLVAGYSLAFGDDAGGGLIGNLGHFGLSGIDPTTVHAGSGIPELLFVTFQLTFAILTVALVSGAIADRAKFSAWMIFVPVWALIVYAPIAHWVWTPDGWLASLGTLDYAGGLVVEIASGASALAMAIVLGPRIGFKVDAMRPHNLPFVLLGAGLLWFGWFGFNAGSALAANATAAAVFLNTLVAGCLGMLGWLIVEQVRDGRPTTFGAASGAVAGLVAITPSCGSVNTMGALIVGVVAGTVCSFAVGWKFKGGFDDSLDVVGVHFVGGIVGTLLIGFLANRAMTGQGGAEGLLYGGGLGQLGKQLVGVVTVAAFAFAVSFALGKVIDKTIGFRVSREEEIGGIDFALHAETAYAEGVNGHGHQVKRIGEGPFGH
- a CDS encoding neutral zinc metallopeptidase codes for the protein MTRPPSGYGPNTPGGWPAEPDPRRAQQPPGQPPHGNPSGYPPQPGGRPHQPGRPQQPSQPGGYPPGPGGYPSQPGGYPVQPSGPYAPPGGFPMQPRTGYPQRSGYPQRQGFPPQQGHGPPPTFAQPRQPAYRPPMPPPAAHTQTGMPAQQRPAPPRRRRWGTLVVILILLASTVVLRTAIRTGLSALGTGDKVQTGYSNDPGSENAGVAKTSDNPLVTDDSLTLIPEKCDYSPWGTDVEVARTFFETAASCLAQAWKPLFDDINLPFQPPKLNVSATTSGITTLCTGNSSNFAAFYCSADMTIYLPISQLQTEIYKNNWVVYLSVFAHEYGHHVQAESGILGKVHTQRREAGARSDTGLELSRRTELQANCFDGMFLSSSNSGGSLSNAQVGVARNDMYHRGDAAGDMRDHGTSQNGGAWFELGYDKNRTVRCNTFAAPTNKVN
- a CDS encoding DUF2207 family protein codes for the protein MQIFRGGVLVALLLALAGVAAPAAQSQQPDGVKITADVDLGDDGLLRVVETVEVPQGSEFRQVLPLRVQVTEAVQRTFQVSDIEATGDGEATVADDRFTIAARSGQVTFKYTVHNTVADSGGAQTFRWSGVLNTDVASISVTMTSPDFRMGVTKCTIGPPGKAEDCADIRVEPDGVAHLEKTDLRKGDLIDVTLQVPPGTVKANADIQDDDAPGPFSLTGPVFAAFGVLLAALAAAGGYVVWARRQQPAGTQVLDPLQRNGNRVQFTSPDGILPGTAGLLVDGYVDAPDMAATVVDLAVRSYLWVAVIGESDWRISRMNPIDDRLTASERAVYEAFLPEGTDAVLLSNLRDKVNVRTVRRTLIDEATAQGSFIDRTRKGFEFWLGATLVVAGAITTLALALGPGHALIGVALILGGVAALLLPRYLPSRTALGRELAERVQAMLRSLDTVVPQQLPPPDQEMIFSRALPFMVAGRRTDQWVRTFRNLNPTDDGTPGLYWFGGFEADHDLYQFAAHFPYFITELEKLFADAI
- a CDS encoding ROK family protein, yielding MTSPTLEKRTRGAVTTARPAPARPAVPPELRMTDNPAAAVLRAATRGPIFRDIAAQSTGLSIATVNRQVSALLSAGLLRERADLTASGAVGRPRIPFEVDTDSFVTLGVHIGSTLTRIVAADLSGRILGGLEIATPQTDQDAALTIVARSAKAFLDRLPRRRPLWTGVALAGRVDPAAGVVDHPRLGWQAAPVAAVFSGVLDLPVSVSAHVEAMAASELLLAGREPGAGPRPGSSLYIYARETAGIAVTLHDRVHTPANGPGSIAHLPTGSDADCTCGRRGCLEATIGERFFLERAVRRGLLPKPEAQRRPVIADLYRAADAGTAAARDALLERAEILGRTAALVRDMFNPDRVVLGGQGFTGYRPGMERVAQAFAESSTLPTADLRISRFGGRVQEFAAAVTSLSVFYADPVSAMRRAIRTAR
- a CDS encoding HhH-GPD-type base excision DNA repair protein; this translates as MVSRAVCIAQDPAADALLSADDFALLVGMTLDQQFPMEHAFRGPQKVADRMGGFDIGKIAAADPAEFEELAATPPAIHRYGRSMARRVQELAHFIVENYDGETSGLWTVGDPDGKEVLKRLKALPGFGDQKARIFLALLGKQKGFTGKGWREAAGAYGEDNSRRSVADVVDAESLSQVREFKKQAKAAAKAK
- a CDS encoding methyltransferase domain-containing protein, yielding MPHDGAGFGSRPDRFDRDGQDQLVDVQDLQAALPGIRRLRNWAQDALALQPGESAVDIGSGTGSEVFAFADRVGPTGTALGVEPDPQLLNAAERRAKQHESTAKFVSGDAYGLPFGSETFDAALCERVFQHLTSPARAAGEIARVLKPGGRVVVMDSDWGTAIVHPGDRDVVRQVIETMVAGTTNPYAGRRLAGQLTAAGLVVDDIGSHALVQESGIGAGALVARIADMAVARGSITEPQRDQLIADLEAGAASGDIHLSVTIFAVLAHKQSASPNL
- a CDS encoding aminotransferase class I/II-fold pyridoxal phosphate-dependent enzyme yields the protein MPRQTQIGLMSHAELVSEHETQTANYAKLKTEKLTLDITRGKPAPEQLDLSLDLLSLPGNADYRDGNGTDVRNYGGLHGLPELRAIFGELLGIPVSNLLAGNNASLELMHDVIVFSMLHGNADSTRRWADEPALKFLCPAPGYDRHFAITESLGFEMIPIPMDHDGPDVHAIAELVATDSSIKGLWAVPNYSNPTGVTFSEAVTRELVSMPTAAPDFRLFWDNAYAVHPLTDTADPVLDVLGMAAAAGNPNRPYVFASTSKITFAGSGVSFFGSSTANLDWYLGHAGRKSIGPDKVNQLRHLRFFGDAEGVRTHMQKHRAILEPKFKLVLRILEDRLGASKVASWTEPKGGYFISLDVLEGTATRVVALAKEAGIALTPAGSSYPYGKDVDDKNIRIAPSFPSLGELEQAMDGLATCVVLAATEKLLGIAG